One segment of Podospora pseudopauciseta strain CBS 411.78 chromosome 5 map unlocalized CBS411.78m_5.2, whole genome shotgun sequence DNA contains the following:
- the THS1 gene encoding threonyl-tRNA synthetase (COG:J; EggNog:ENOG503NUM7) gives MEKVEKVTEALKKATIDGDEKKRAKKEKKAAPAADASAGPLEMNPPPSFIQERIDLFDRLYKEQQEEIASRPREDITITMPDGTIKVGKSYETTPAEIAKGISNSLFKRTVVARIDGETLWDLERPLEKSCKLELLDFNDDQGKFVFWHSSAHILGEACERRFGCSLCIGPPVDNGFYYEMALPDGAAVQSTDWAPLESIVSKVVKEKQPFQRLEMSKEDLLKMFAYNKYKQHIIKDKIEDGTKTTVYRNGPLIDLCRGPHVPDTGRIEAFAIMKNSSSYFLGDANNDSLQRIYGVSFPDRKQMAAHKKFLEEAAKRDHRLIGKQQELFYFEECSPGSAMWLPHGMRIHNAIMDYIKEEYWARGYDEVMTPNMFNVSLWEQSGHLAHYKEDMFLLDVDKEQFGLKPMNCPAHAMMFRHRERSHKELPLRLADFGVLHRNEASGALSGLTRVRRFQQDDAHIFCREDQIKEEVADLFDFMRKFYGILGLTFKLKLSTRPEKFLGEIETWDRAESRLKEALDEFAASDKDGGVSWELNPGDGAFYGPKIDIAVLDCLNRPWQCATIQLDFQQPQNFSLEYQTGEAVQKGETKAAVEEPAPPAPEAEAEKDKDGKEKKKPLLIKKALSPGCARPVMIHRAMAGSIERFTAILAEHFAGKWPFWMSPRQVIVIPVGMGFLDYAKEVAALLKKEKFYADVDSSGNTLQKKIRNGQLAQYNFVFVVGDDEMRNRKVNIRYRDDTSTQARDVPFDLDEAIQKLRQLKSDRGMYNPFPHVADAKKEEEVKA, from the exons ATGGAGAAGGTCGAAAAGGTCACCGAAGCCCTCAAGAAGGCCACAATCGACGgcgatgagaagaagagggctaagaaggagaagaaggccgcccCTGCCGCCGATGCTAGCGCCGGCCCACTCGAGATgaacccccctccatccttcATCCAGGAGCGTATCGACCTGTTCGACCGCCTGTACAAGGAACAGCAGGAGGAAATCGCCAGTAGACCTCGCGAGGACATCACAATCACAATGCCAGATGGCACCATCAAGGTCGGCAAATCGTACGAGACCACCCCCGCCGAAATTGCCAAGGGCATCTCCAACAGCCTCTTCAAGCGCACTGTTGTTGCGAGAATCGATGGCGAGACATTGTGGGATCTCGAGCGTCCCCTCGAGAAGAGCTGCAAGCTTGAGCTTCTGGACTTCAACGACGACCAGGGCAAGTTTGTCTTCTGGCATTCCAGCGCACATATTCTTGGCGAGGCCTGCGAGCGGAGGTTCGGTTGCTCACTGTGCATTGGGCCCCCAGTGGACAATGGTTTCTACTACGAAATGGCTCTGCCGGATGGTGCCGCTGTTCAGTCCACAGACTGGGCGCCACTTGAGAGCATTGTCAGCAAggtggtcaaggagaagcagccTTTCCAGAGACTCGAGATGAGCAAGGAGGACCTGCTCAAGATGTTTGCCTACAACAAGTACAAGCAGCACATCATCAAGGACAAGATTGAGGATGGCACCAAGACCACAGTTTACAGGAACGGCCCCTTGATCGATTTGTGCAGAGGCCCCCACGTCCCCGACACTGGCAGAATCGAGGCTTTTGCCATCATGAAGAACTCGTCTTCTTACTTCCTCGGTGATGCGAACAACGACTCCCTTCAGAGAATCTACGGTGTATCTTTCCCCGACAGGAAGCAAATGGCTGCCCATAAGaagtttttggaggaggccgcTAAGCGTGACCACCGCTTGATTGGCAAGCAGCAAGAGTTGTTCTATTTTGAGGAGTGCTCGCCCGGTTCGGCCATGTGGCTGCCCCACGGTATGCGCATCCATAATGCGATTATGGATTACATCAAGGAGGAGTACTGGGCCCGTGGCTACGACGAGGTCATGACACCCAATATGTTTAACGTGTCTCTTTGGGAGCAATCTGGCCACTTGGCGCATTACAAGGAGGACATGTTCCTTCTTGACGTGGACAAGGAGCAGTTCGGTCTCAAGCCCATGAACTGCCCGGCCCACGCCATGATGTTCCGTCACAGAGAGCGCAGTCACAAGGAACTTCCCCTCCGCCTTGCCGATTTCGGTGTCCTCCACCGTAACGAAGCCAGCGGAGCGCTCAGCGGTCTCACCAGAGTGAGAAGATTCCAGCAGGATGATGCCCACATCTTCTGCCGTGAGGACCAGATCAAGGAGGAAGTTGCCGATCTCTTCGACTTCATGCGCAAGTTCTACGGTATCCTCGGCCTCACATTCAAGCTCAAGCTTTCTACTCGCCCAGAAAAGTTCCTTGGTGAGATCGAGACATGGGACCGCGCCGAGTCTCGTCTTAAGGAGGCTCTTGACGAGTTTGCTGCCTCTGAcaaggatggtggtgtctCTTGGGAGCTCAACCCTGGTGATGGTGCCTTCTACGGCCCCAAGATAGATATCGCTGTGCTGGACTGCCTCAACAGACCGTGGCAGTGCGCCACCATCCAGCTTGACTTCCAGCAGCCCCAGAACTTCTCCCTCGAGTACCAGACTGGCGAGGCTGTGCAAAAGGGTGAGACCaaggctgctgttgaggagcctgctcctcctgctcctgaggccgaggctgagaaggacaaggacggcaaggagaagaagaagcctcttctcatcaagaaggctcTTTCTCCTGGCTGTGCCCGCCCTGTCATGATCCACCGTGCCATGGCTGGCAGTATCGAGCGCTTCACTGCCATTTTGGCTGAGCACTTTGCCGGCAAGTGGCCATTCTGGATGTCGCCTCGCCAGGTTATCGTTATCCCCGTTGGCATGGGCTTCTTGGATTACGCTAAGGAGGTCGCTGCCctgctgaagaaggagaagtttTATGCCG ATGTCGACAGCTCCGGCAACACCCTCCAGAAGAAGATTCGCAACGGCCAGCTCGCCCAAT ACAACTTCGTCTTCGTGGTCGGCGACGACGAGATGCGCAACCGCAAGGTCAACATC